A single region of the Phycisphaerae bacterium RAS1 genome encodes:
- a CDS encoding CYTH domain protein → MHETEAKYRLDDPGSLRRRLAELAARPLSWVAERNELFDTDAGRLRAAGCGLRLRIARPLDSVGEQVATLTFKGPRQPAPDAAALKRREEIEFLVSDPDAARTLLRRLGFAPTIIYEKRRESWLLRGCCITLDELPRCGWFVEIEAPHTTEAESGSGASAIAAAAAGLGLGPASALAETYVDMAAARGDPNVIGGFRELLWPS, encoded by the coding sequence ATGCACGAGACGGAAGCCAAGTATCGCCTTGATGATCCGGGCAGCCTCCGTCGCAGACTGGCGGAGCTGGCCGCGCGTCCGCTGTCCTGGGTGGCGGAGCGCAATGAGCTGTTCGACACGGACGCCGGCCGGCTGCGCGCCGCCGGCTGCGGTTTGCGGCTGCGCATCGCGCGGCCGCTCGACAGCGTTGGCGAGCAGGTCGCGACGCTTACGTTCAAGGGTCCGCGCCAGCCGGCGCCGGATGCGGCCGCTCTGAAGCGCCGTGAGGAGATTGAGTTCCTTGTCTCCGACCCCGACGCCGCCCGGACGCTGCTGCGGCGTCTCGGTTTTGCCCCGACGATCATCTATGAGAAGCGCCGCGAGTCCTGGTTGTTGCGCGGCTGCTGTATCACCCTCGACGAGCTCCCCCGCTGCGGCTGGTTCGTCGAAATCGAAGCGCCGCACACAACGGAAGCAGAATCCGGGAGCGGCGCGTCCGCCATCGCCGCAGCCGCGGCGGGACTGGGCCTTGGGCCCGCGTCCGCTCTCGCCGAAACGTACGTCGACATGGCGGCGGCGCGTGGAGATCCGAATGTGATCGGGGGATTCCGCGAACTGCTCTGGCCGTCGTAG
- the pao gene encoding Pseudooxynicotine oxidase, translating to MSRTPLMQILRRVIRAATARPTNETHAAPARRASTSLSRRRFLRQASATAAAVAAGVSISGCAAGGRRKGALTPRVAIVGGGLAGLNAASHLNRAGIRATIYEAAARTGGRIFSGRNLLADGLVTEIGAEFIDSTHADLLGLAERFNLPRIDVAAPQEAGFHEAFYFDNRLVSEAELVEAFRPFAPRIAADAAALGETIDYLHDGNAGPLDRLSLAEYLEKLGVTGPLRKLLDVAYVTEYGLDAAEQSSLNLVAMIGTDLAAGRLQLYGDSDERYKIRGGNQQVVDALAGELSGQIELGHHLKRLASAAEGYRLSFDRAGGGTVEVDADIVVLTIPFTLLRRVELRVDLPPVKKKAIAELGYGKGLKLMAGFSRRVWRETHYNGDLFSDEPFQLAWDSSRLQDGAAGTMTLFSGGQASDAAAAGKPAEQLSRLLPGVEKAFAGLTAAYNGRVERFAWLHHPLTLGSYACYRPGQWTSIGGAEGAAVGNLLFAGEHCSRDFQGFMNGAAETGRKAAEEIAARVRA from the coding sequence ATGTCCCGAACACCGCTGATGCAGATTCTGCGGCGCGTCATCCGCGCAGCCACGGCCCGGCCCACGAACGAGACGCACGCCGCACCCGCGCGTCGCGCGAGCACGTCCCTGTCGCGCCGGCGGTTCCTGCGGCAGGCGTCGGCCACCGCCGCGGCGGTCGCGGCCGGCGTTTCGATCAGCGGGTGCGCCGCCGGCGGGCGGCGAAAAGGCGCTCTCACACCGCGCGTGGCGATCGTTGGCGGCGGTCTGGCGGGATTGAACGCCGCCTCGCACCTGAATCGCGCCGGAATCCGCGCGACGATCTACGAAGCCGCCGCCCGCACCGGCGGGCGCATTTTCTCCGGCAGGAACCTGCTGGCCGACGGTCTGGTCACCGAGATCGGGGCGGAGTTCATTGACAGTACGCACGCCGACCTGCTGGGTCTGGCGGAGCGTTTCAACCTGCCTCGGATCGATGTCGCGGCGCCGCAAGAGGCCGGCTTTCACGAGGCTTTCTACTTCGACAACCGGCTGGTCAGCGAAGCCGAGCTGGTCGAGGCGTTTCGCCCGTTCGCGCCGCGCATCGCGGCCGACGCCGCTGCGCTGGGCGAGACGATCGACTACCTGCACGACGGCAATGCCGGCCCGCTCGATCGGCTGTCCCTGGCGGAGTATTTGGAAAAGCTGGGGGTGACCGGGCCGCTGCGGAAGCTGCTTGATGTGGCGTACGTCACGGAGTACGGGCTGGACGCCGCCGAGCAGTCGTCGCTGAATCTCGTGGCGATGATCGGCACCGACCTCGCCGCCGGCCGCCTGCAGCTCTATGGCGACAGCGACGAGCGCTACAAGATTCGCGGGGGAAACCAGCAGGTCGTGGATGCGCTGGCGGGCGAGCTGAGCGGGCAGATCGAGCTGGGACACCACTTGAAGCGCCTGGCGAGCGCCGCGGAGGGTTACCGGCTGAGTTTCGACCGCGCCGGCGGCGGGACTGTCGAAGTCGACGCCGACATCGTCGTGCTGACGATTCCATTCACTCTCCTGCGGCGCGTTGAGCTTCGCGTCGATCTGCCGCCGGTGAAGAAAAAGGCCATCGCCGAGCTGGGTTACGGCAAGGGGTTGAAACTGATGGCGGGCTTTTCGCGGCGCGTGTGGCGCGAGACGCACTACAACGGCGACCTTTTCAGCGACGAACCGTTTCAACTCGCGTGGGACAGCAGCCGTCTGCAGGACGGAGCGGCGGGCACGATGACGCTGTTTTCCGGCGGCCAGGCGAGCGACGCGGCGGCGGCGGGCAAGCCGGCCGAACAACTGTCGCGGCTGCTGCCGGGTGTGGAGAAGGCGTTTGCCGGCCTGACGGCGGCGTACAACGGACGCGTGGAGCGCTTCGCGTGGCTGCATCATCCGTTGACGCTGGGGAGCTACGCCTGCTACCGGCCGGGGCAGTGGACCAGCATCGGCGGTGCGGAGGGCGCGGCCGTGGGCAACCTGCTGTTTGCCGGTGAGCATTGCAGTCGCGACTTTCAGGGATTTATGAACGGGGCGGCGGAGACGGGGCGGAAGGCGGCGGAGGAGATCGCGGCGCGCGTGCGGGCGTAG
- a CDS encoding DNA topoisomerase VI subunit B — protein MASSGLKQTGGKKKKRDDAPGLFDAPDAEPQPKPARPDSPPATAAVTSPPAPAPAEPDAAERAPKSNGQPRKRTNATAESMAAKQRDISVSEFFAKNRHLLGFDNKRKSLLTTVKEAVDNSLDACEEAGILPEIHIGIEQLAEERFRVTVRDNGPGIVKAQIPNIFGKLLYGSKFHRLKMSRGQQGIGISAAGMYGLLTTGKPIHITSRISDRKPAHHFQIAIDTTKNRPDVVVDEEQDVEWERGTEVRIELVASYAKGRQSVDEYIEQTAIANPHARFVYRLLLAGNADAPPAPVVRDFPRASGDLPAETCEIQPHPHGIELGVLMKMLKEAGIKGSRDQGNKGASANIRTLSSFLQYAFCRVSTKVAHEICDTAKLSHSAKPAALEPQEAERLYQSMQSVRIMAPPTDCLAPIGVRALLNGLTKELKAEFYTATTRDPAVYRGNPFQIEVGLAFGGQLPADEPARVIRFANRVPLLYQQSGCAAFKSVLDVDWRNYGVSQPGGSLPVAPLVVMVHMASVWVPFTSESKEAIADYDEIRKEMKLSIQECGRKLAAYVRKRRRQRLEGERRSIFERYIEDVSEALFAISGAAKERLMKELQAIARERTAEADVELDEDGKPIEKAADADDELVADESTVIVKENEAVAGSAELFDAAEPPPASGRERGPGQNAKRKRAR, from the coding sequence ATGGCATCGTCAGGGCTGAAGCAGACCGGCGGGAAGAAGAAGAAACGCGATGATGCGCCGGGGCTCTTCGACGCGCCGGACGCCGAGCCGCAGCCGAAGCCGGCGCGACCGGACTCGCCGCCTGCTACCGCGGCTGTCACCTCGCCGCCGGCGCCAGCGCCGGCGGAGCCGGACGCCGCGGAGCGCGCCCCCAAGTCCAACGGCCAGCCGCGGAAGCGCACCAACGCGACGGCCGAGTCGATGGCGGCCAAGCAGCGTGATATCTCCGTCTCTGAGTTTTTCGCCAAGAATCGGCACCTGCTGGGGTTCGACAACAAGCGCAAGAGCCTGCTGACGACGGTGAAGGAGGCCGTGGATAACAGCCTCGACGCCTGCGAAGAGGCCGGCATCCTGCCCGAGATTCACATCGGCATCGAGCAACTCGCGGAAGAGCGCTTTCGAGTCACCGTCCGCGACAACGGCCCCGGCATCGTCAAGGCCCAGATTCCCAACATCTTCGGCAAGCTGTTGTACGGCTCGAAATTTCATCGGTTGAAGATGTCTCGCGGCCAACAGGGCATCGGCATCTCCGCCGCCGGCATGTACGGCCTGTTGACCACTGGCAAGCCGATCCACATCACCTCGCGTATCAGCGACAGGAAACCGGCCCATCACTTCCAGATCGCGATCGACACCACCAAGAACCGACCGGACGTGGTCGTCGACGAAGAGCAGGACGTCGAGTGGGAGCGCGGCACCGAGGTCCGCATCGAGCTGGTCGCCAGCTACGCCAAGGGCCGCCAGTCGGTGGATGAGTACATCGAGCAGACCGCCATCGCCAACCCGCACGCGCGTTTTGTCTATCGCCTGCTGCTGGCCGGCAACGCCGACGCCCCGCCTGCCCCGGTGGTTCGCGACTTCCCCCGCGCCAGCGGCGACCTGCCCGCCGAGACGTGCGAAATCCAGCCGCACCCGCACGGGATCGAGCTGGGCGTGCTGATGAAGATGCTGAAAGAAGCAGGGATCAAGGGATCGAGAGATCAAGGAAACAAGGGCGCCTCCGCCAACATCCGAACGCTCAGCAGCTTTCTGCAGTACGCGTTCTGCCGCGTCTCGACCAAGGTGGCGCATGAGATCTGCGATACGGCCAAGCTGTCGCACAGCGCCAAGCCCGCCGCGCTCGAGCCGCAGGAGGCGGAGCGGCTCTACCAGAGCATGCAGTCGGTCAGGATCATGGCCCCGCCGACGGATTGCCTGGCGCCCATCGGCGTCCGCGCCCTGCTCAACGGCCTGACCAAGGAACTGAAGGCCGAGTTCTACACCGCGACGACGCGCGACCCGGCCGTCTACCGCGGCAACCCCTTCCAGATCGAAGTGGGCCTGGCCTTCGGCGGACAGCTCCCGGCCGACGAGCCGGCGCGCGTGATCCGCTTTGCGAACCGCGTCCCGCTGCTCTACCAGCAGTCCGGCTGCGCCGCGTTCAAGAGCGTGCTGGACGTGGACTGGCGCAACTACGGCGTTTCGCAGCCGGGCGGTTCGCTGCCGGTCGCGCCGCTGGTGGTGATGGTGCACATGGCCAGCGTCTGGGTGCCGTTTACCAGTGAGAGCAAGGAAGCCATCGCCGACTACGACGAAATCCGCAAGGAAATGAAGCTCTCGATCCAGGAGTGCGGCCGCAAGCTGGCCGCCTACGTCCGCAAGCGCCGCCGCCAGCGGCTCGAGGGCGAGCGGCGGAGCATTTTTGAGCGCTACATCGAAGACGTGTCCGAGGCGCTCTTTGCGATCAGCGGGGCGGCGAAAGAGCGGCTGATGAAGGAGCTTCAGGCAATCGCCCGCGAGCGGACGGCGGAGGCGGATGTCGAGCTGGACGAAGACGGCAAGCCGATCGAGAAAGCGGCGGATGCGGACGATGAGCTTGTCGCGGACGAAAGCACGGTGATTGTCAAGGAGAACGAGGCGGTCGCCGGGTCGGCCGAGTTGTTTGACGCGGCCGAGCCGCCACCAGCGTCGGGCCGCGAGCGCGGCCCCGGTCAGAACGCGAAGCGCAAGCGAGCGCGGTGA
- the roo gene encoding Rubredoxin-oxygen oxidoreductase — protein sequence MPGITEIAPGVHRISIYQREFNLQFNHFLLLDDEPLLYHTGMRRMFPEVLDAARRLIDPAKLRWIGFSHFEVDECGALNDWLSVAPSAQAISGVVGALVNLADFADRPPRALGADETFSTGRFRFRYRPTPHLPHGWDAGALFEETQRVLLCSDLFTHNGDVEPLTESDILGRTRQSIMEFQAGPLMDYMPYTAKTRPLLEGLSALKPTTLATMHGSSFAGDCARALIELDGVMKETLGTPARR from the coding sequence GTGCCCGGGATCACCGAAATCGCCCCCGGCGTTCATCGTATCAGCATCTATCAGCGCGAGTTCAATCTACAGTTCAACCACTTCCTTCTGCTCGACGACGAGCCGTTGCTGTACCACACGGGGATGCGGCGGATGTTTCCGGAAGTGCTCGACGCAGCCAGGCGGCTGATCGACCCGGCGAAGCTGCGCTGGATCGGCTTCAGCCACTTCGAGGTGGATGAATGCGGCGCGCTCAATGACTGGCTGAGCGTGGCGCCCAGCGCGCAGGCAATCTCGGGAGTGGTCGGGGCGCTCGTGAATCTCGCCGATTTCGCAGACCGGCCGCCGCGGGCGCTTGGCGCCGACGAGACCTTCAGCACCGGCCGCTTCCGTTTTCGCTACCGCCCGACGCCGCACCTGCCGCACGGCTGGGACGCGGGCGCCCTATTTGAGGAGACGCAGCGCGTGTTGCTCTGTTCCGATCTCTTCACACATAACGGCGATGTCGAACCGCTGACGGAGTCGGACATCCTCGGCCGCACGCGGCAGTCGATCATGGAGTTCCAGGCCGGGCCGCTGATGGACTACATGCCCTACACGGCGAAGACGCGCCCGCTGCTCGAGGGTCTCTCGGCGCTGAAACCCACGACGCTGGCAACCATGCACGGCAGTTCGTTCGCCGGCGACTGCGCCCGGGCGCTGATTGAGCTGGACGGGGTGATGAAGGAAACACTCGGGACGCCCGCCAGGCGGTAA
- a CDS encoding CRS1 / YhbY (CRM) domain protein: protein MRRCTVLPVPLSSAQRRELLKQSHHLKAAATFSAESLGAGAVDHVRQMLIRHETVKVRINADSGEECDAAAADLAAGVPCELVGRIGRVVILHRAASDSGGESS, encoded by the coding sequence ATGCGGCGGTGTACAGTCTTGCCCGTGCCGCTCAGCAGCGCCCAGCGCCGTGAACTCCTGAAACAGAGCCATCATCTGAAGGCCGCCGCGACGTTTTCCGCCGAGTCGCTCGGCGCCGGCGCCGTCGATCACGTGCGGCAGATGCTGATTCGGCACGAGACCGTCAAGGTCCGCATCAACGCAGACTCGGGCGAGGAGTGCGACGCCGCGGCGGCGGACCTGGCTGCGGGGGTGCCGTGTGAGCTGGTCGGGCGGATCGGGCGGGTAGTGATTCTGCATCGAGCGGCTTCGGATTCGGGCGGCGAGTCGTCATAA
- a CDS encoding hypothetical protein (Aerotolerance regulator N-terminal) gives MSFLNLWAFAIAGAVIPTLLILYFLKLRRREEVVPSTLLWKKAIQDLQVNAPFQKLRKNLLLFLQLLILSAAITALARPIVQTNESQDERVVLLIDRSASMNTREGDHTRFELAREQAIRRVKTYNRRSSGWFSFVGGQAPTKVMVIAFADRARVVAPFTVNTNELVELIRGVEPSDARTNLREALELAEAYMLPPSMTTDKTPVATEAPARLLMFSDGCVPGMNELVLRGGTMEWVRIGDATDNVGITALRTQRSYEEPELLDVFLQVENFGATPVQTDVSIHINGQLSQGRVRTVSLGPAAPRRDVGAETRPEPGADAGQGASRTISFELTVDEAAVLEARLSRTDALAVDNSAWAVIPPPRKLKVLVASAGNPFIESVLAGLPLEKRVFVRPDEYEKMPAAELEADGRAVYDLIVLDKHSTARLPAGNYLFLGAAPQISGVQLGEEFGPHPLIWWDETHAVLRHVLLDYVVVFKSRVLTAPPESQVLVEGPRGPVMVRYANEGRHFLICSAAVENTNWWRKRSFGVFMHNATRYLGSGGAEESQSGVHPGDTLMLTVPAGTQEAKLIRPDAATPRVRVDADGGMRYSDTERVGVYRVEPGVSGRDRAAVNIEDRRESDIVPPGGVLKLGGGVQVAQAQQIRTSTPEVWRWFIGLALAVVLLEWYIYNRRVMI, from the coding sequence ATGAGCTTTCTGAACCTGTGGGCCTTTGCGATCGCCGGCGCGGTCATTCCCACGCTTCTCATCCTCTACTTCCTGAAGCTCCGTCGCCGGGAGGAGGTCGTCCCCTCCACGCTCCTGTGGAAAAAGGCCATACAGGACCTTCAGGTCAACGCGCCTTTTCAGAAGCTGCGCAAGAACCTGCTGCTTTTCCTGCAACTGCTCATCCTGTCGGCGGCCATCACGGCCCTGGCGCGGCCGATCGTCCAGACGAATGAGTCGCAGGACGAGCGCGTCGTCCTGCTGATAGACCGCTCGGCCTCGATGAATACGCGCGAAGGCGACCACACGCGCTTCGAGCTGGCCCGAGAACAGGCCATCCGCCGCGTGAAGACGTACAACCGCCGCAGCAGCGGGTGGTTCTCGTTTGTCGGCGGCCAGGCGCCGACGAAGGTGATGGTGATCGCGTTCGCCGACCGCGCCCGCGTGGTGGCGCCGTTCACTGTGAACACGAACGAGCTGGTGGAGCTGATCCGCGGCGTCGAGCCCAGCGACGCACGCACCAATCTGCGCGAGGCGCTGGAGCTGGCTGAGGCCTACATGCTCCCGCCCTCAATGACCACCGACAAAACCCCCGTCGCCACCGAGGCCCCCGCCCGACTGCTGATGTTCTCCGACGGCTGTGTGCCGGGCATGAACGAGCTGGTGCTTCGCGGCGGAACGATGGAATGGGTGCGCATCGGCGACGCGACCGACAACGTCGGCATCACGGCGCTGCGCACCCAGCGAAGCTACGAGGAGCCGGAATTGCTCGACGTGTTTCTTCAGGTCGAGAATTTCGGGGCGACGCCGGTGCAGACCGACGTCTCGATCCACATCAATGGGCAGCTCAGCCAGGGCCGCGTGCGAACGGTTTCGCTCGGGCCGGCGGCGCCGCGGCGCGACGTTGGCGCTGAAACGCGACCCGAACCAGGTGCGGATGCCGGACAGGGCGCCAGCCGCACCATCAGTTTCGAGCTCACGGTGGACGAGGCGGCGGTGCTCGAGGCGCGGCTCTCGCGGACTGACGCGCTGGCGGTGGATAATTCCGCCTGGGCGGTCATCCCGCCGCCGCGGAAGCTGAAGGTGCTGGTCGCGTCCGCCGGCAATCCGTTCATCGAAAGCGTGCTGGCGGGCCTGCCGCTCGAAAAGCGCGTTTTCGTCCGCCCGGACGAATATGAGAAGATGCCCGCCGCCGAGCTGGAGGCGGACGGCCGCGCGGTCTACGACCTCATTGTTCTCGACAAGCACTCAACGGCGCGCCTGCCCGCCGGAAACTATCTCTTTCTCGGAGCCGCCCCGCAAATTTCCGGCGTGCAGCTCGGCGAGGAGTTCGGCCCGCATCCGCTCATCTGGTGGGATGAGACGCACGCGGTTTTGCGGCACGTCTTGCTCGATTACGTCGTCGTGTTCAAGAGTCGCGTGCTCACCGCGCCGCCGGAATCACAAGTTCTGGTCGAAGGTCCGCGCGGGCCGGTGATGGTGCGCTACGCCAACGAAGGCCGCCACTTCCTCATCTGCAGCGCCGCCGTCGAAAACACCAACTGGTGGCGAAAACGCAGCTTCGGCGTTTTCATGCACAACGCCACCCGCTACCTCGGCAGCGGCGGCGCGGAGGAGAGCCAGTCCGGCGTGCACCCCGGCGACACGCTCATGCTGACCGTCCCGGCCGGGACGCAGGAAGCCAAGCTCATCCGGCCGGATGCCGCCACGCCGCGCGTGCGGGTCGACGCGGACGGCGGCATGCGCTACAGCGACACGGAGCGGGTCGGGGTCTATCGGGTCGAGCCGGGCGTGAGCGGCCGCGACCGGGCCGCCGTGAATATCGAGGATCGCCGCGAGAGCGACATCGTCCCGCCCGGCGGCGTCCTGAAGCTCGGCGGCGGCGTGCAGGTGGCGCAGGCGCAGCAGATCCGCACGTCCACGCCGGAGGTGTGGCGATGGTTCATCGGCCTGGCGCTGGCGGTGGTGCTGCTGGAGTGGTACATATACAATCGCCGTGTGATGATCTAG
- the lipM gene encoding Octanoyltransferase LipM: protein MRLFVFRDPPLDGPTNMARDEHLLYADDLRPAALRVYFWAPPTLSLGYFQRSEAVAALPEDVRDLAVVRRATGGGAILHDREITYCLAADDSIDLARKAPPELYRAVHACWQRVLAADGHESALAPEDFPLPTPRTGPFFCFEKPGRTDLIVADQKKLLGSAQRRIPGRVLQHGSLMLAQRFASHPGAALGDPPPDRIERWIDAFIEEISATLELSPTPLDWSPQRLEDVANRRQRYASDEWLHLR, encoded by the coding sequence GTGAGGCTGTTTGTCTTCCGTGATCCGCCGCTCGACGGGCCGACCAACATGGCCCGCGACGAGCATCTGCTCTATGCCGACGACCTGCGTCCGGCCGCGCTGCGAGTCTACTTCTGGGCTCCGCCGACGCTCAGCCTGGGCTACTTTCAGCGCTCCGAGGCGGTCGCGGCGCTGCCGGAGGACGTTCGCGACCTGGCGGTCGTGCGGCGGGCGACGGGCGGCGGGGCCATCCTGCATGATCGCGAGATCACGTATTGCCTGGCGGCGGACGACTCGATCGATCTGGCTCGCAAGGCGCCGCCCGAGCTCTATCGAGCGGTGCACGCCTGCTGGCAGCGCGTGCTCGCCGCCGACGGGCACGAAAGCGCGCTGGCCCCGGAGGATTTCCCGCTGCCGACGCCGCGGACCGGGCCGTTCTTCTGTTTTGAAAAGCCGGGGCGGACCGACCTTATTGTGGCGGATCAGAAGAAGCTGCTGGGCAGCGCCCAGCGCCGCATCCCCGGGCGCGTGCTGCAGCACGGCTCGCTGATGCTCGCGCAGCGTTTCGCCTCGCATCCCGGCGCGGCGCTGGGCGATCCGCCGCCCGACCGGATCGAGCGCTGGATTGACGCGTTCATCGAGGAGATATCGGCGACGCTCGAATTGTCTCCGACGCCTCTGGACTGGTCGCCGCAGCGGCTGGAGGACGTCGCGAATCGGCGGCAGCGCTATGCGTCCGACGAATGGCTGCACTTGCGGTAA
- the dcyD gene encoding D-cysteine desulfhydrase: MIRPHRVSLAALPSPLVRLERLGRSLGCSNLWLKRDDLTGLELSGNKVRKLEFVAADALASGCDTLVTEGTSQSNHCRATAAACAKLGLYCELLLRPLPPATPQGNHLLDALFGARTRGFTREQLSADREAIVAHVLTELRAAGHTPRWTPMGASEPLGCWGYIDAAAELEVQRREAGVGEWDIVLAVSSGGTYAGMLLGALLNKLDPRRLWAVPVSDDIEYHRREVGQLCRAAIAKYELPVAFDERMMQFVDGYVGDGYAIPYAAEIEAIRLLARSEGVVLDPVYTGKAFCALLDGVRGGRFGRDRPVVFIHTGGIFSDFAWPQLLAGEGAS, encoded by the coding sequence ATGATTCGCCCCCATCGCGTCAGCCTGGCCGCGTTGCCGTCTCCTCTGGTGCGGCTCGAGCGGCTCGGCCGCAGTCTCGGGTGCTCCAATCTCTGGCTGAAGCGCGACGATCTCACCGGCCTGGAGCTGTCAGGCAACAAGGTCCGCAAGCTGGAGTTCGTCGCCGCCGACGCCCTCGCGTCCGGCTGCGACACACTGGTGACCGAAGGCACGAGCCAATCCAATCACTGCCGCGCGACGGCCGCCGCGTGTGCAAAGCTCGGGCTATATTGCGAGTTGCTGCTTCGTCCGCTGCCGCCGGCGACGCCGCAAGGCAATCACTTGCTGGACGCGCTCTTTGGCGCGCGGACGCGTGGCTTCACGCGCGAACAGCTCAGCGCCGATCGCGAGGCGATCGTCGCGCACGTGCTGACCGAGCTGCGGGCCGCCGGGCACACGCCGCGCTGGACGCCCATGGGCGCCTCCGAGCCGTTGGGATGCTGGGGCTACATCGACGCCGCGGCGGAGCTGGAGGTGCAGCGCCGTGAAGCGGGAGTCGGCGAGTGGGACATTGTTCTGGCGGTGTCGTCGGGCGGGACGTACGCCGGCATGCTGCTCGGGGCGCTGTTGAACAAGCTCGACCCGCGGCGGCTCTGGGCCGTGCCGGTGAGCGACGATATCGAATATCACCGCCGCGAAGTCGGCCAACTGTGCCGTGCCGCGATCGCGAAATACGAGTTGCCGGTCGCTTTCGACGAGCGCATGATGCAGTTCGTGGACGGCTACGTCGGCGACGGCTACGCGATTCCGTACGCGGCGGAGATCGAGGCGATTCGCCTGCTGGCGCGCAGCGAAGGCGTCGTGCTCGATCCGGTGTACACGGGCAAGGCGTTCTGCGCGCTGCTCGACGGCGTGCGCGGCGGGCGTTTCGGGAGAGATCGCCCGGTCGTGTTCATTCACACCGGGGGCATCTTCTCCGATTTCGCCTGGCCGCAACTGCTGGCGGGAGAGGGTGCATCATGA
- the sdpR_1 gene encoding Transcriptional repressor SdpR, with translation MLGMNRSFKALADPTRRAILATLRTGPANAGELGERLSVAPSALSFHLRVLKEADLVSDERQGQFIRYRLNSSVVDDLLRFVLETFGSGADGGGNGDARSTGKERP, from the coding sequence ATGTTGGGAATGAACCGGTCATTCAAAGCGCTCGCCGACCCGACCCGCCGGGCCATTCTGGCGACCTTGCGCACCGGCCCGGCCAACGCCGGCGAGCTGGGAGAGCGGCTGAGCGTTGCACCCAGCGCCCTTTCGTTCCACCTGCGCGTGCTCAAAGAGGCCGACCTCGTGAGCGACGAGCGGCAGGGGCAGTTCATCCGCTATCGGCTGAACTCCTCCGTCGTTGATGACCTGCTGCGTTTCGTCCTGGAAACGTTTGGAAGCGGCGCCGACGGCGGCGGGAATGGCGACGCCCGATCTACCGGCAAGGAGCGACCATGA
- the sdpI gene encoding Immunity protein SdpI: MIPRIHVYAAFGLVLAALLVAAIFYPALPDPAPIHWNLSGQIDGYGPRWVAAFLGPMIGAGVVALMLALPLLGPMRSNFERFRETYGRICVLIAGMIAALSLVTLLAAAGYKFQLGANLCIVLGVMFALIGNWLSKIRRNFYVGIRTPWTLANDDVWERTHRVGGRLFVLHGLVCVVTGFFAGDLACFIVMFSGLGAVSLWSVVYSLVLYRRLGSVDHLSPRAD; this comes from the coding sequence ATGATTCCGCGGATTCACGTGTACGCAGCGTTCGGCCTGGTGCTGGCGGCGCTTCTCGTCGCCGCCATCTTCTACCCCGCGCTGCCCGACCCGGCGCCGATTCACTGGAACCTGAGCGGGCAGATCGACGGGTACGGTCCGCGCTGGGTCGCGGCGTTTCTCGGGCCGATGATCGGCGCGGGCGTCGTCGCGCTCATGCTGGCGCTGCCGCTGCTCGGACCGATGCGCTCCAACTTTGAACGCTTCCGCGAGACCTACGGGCGCATCTGCGTACTGATCGCCGGGATGATCGCCGCGCTCAGCCTGGTCACGCTGCTGGCGGCCGCCGGCTACAAGTTTCAGCTCGGGGCGAACCTGTGCATCGTCCTGGGGGTGATGTTCGCGCTGATCGGAAACTGGCTCAGCAAGATCAGGCGGAATTTCTACGTCGGCATCCGTACGCCCTGGACGCTGGCGAACGATGACGTGTGGGAGCGCACGCATCGCGTCGGCGGGCGGCTGTTCGTGCTGCACGGCCTGGTCTGCGTCGTCACCGGCTTTTTCGCCGGCGACCTGGCCTGCTTCATCGTGATGTTCAGCGGCCTGGGCGCGGTCTCACTCTGGAGCGTCGTGTATTCGCTGGTTCTGTACCGGCGGCTGGGGAGCGTGGATCACCTCTCGCCGCGGGCCGATTGA